The Polypterus senegalus isolate Bchr_013 chromosome 9, ASM1683550v1, whole genome shotgun sequence genome includes a window with the following:
- the atf5b gene encoding uncharacterized protein atf5b, which translates to MAKSSMWKIGASICQMDVQPHSLPQGNLSQLLGRRGEELSENQQLIGDGLSDWMTEKVDFSSYLSPPSQSSSPSDHSSLPPSPPQHELPVPSDLEVMTSLLQEELAQLEDYFLSESDKVDKLEKTDKSVLQSTPQLYCQLPYTSYHSGHAETSPLLVTLSTGELDLLSFCGGPVGRNKAPRPSPYSCSCATNIHDRKRSLSDARLDEDLETVSWSIKRNVTVGAEATVDYYSFSGDGNKSLGGEFCIGSKQALLKDDGNCYKEAVSGVGKTIDYYLVSALGSEEIESVNSKEVIEIVALNSISREKEKELSFFNASQTRETYNYLESANEAASVENYKSEKSHGSYYYTSYSKQHDSNCVLDAEVGAGGCSSLRKERASNEDRVTQEADFSHGVQKEVPVSTVAGGVKLGERKQKKRDQNKTAAHRYRQRKRAELDSLEDELRGLEGKNRELRDKADSVEREIQYVKDLLIEVYKARSQRIKHETNA; encoded by the exons ATGGCAAAGTCATCAATGTGGAAAATTGGTGCATCCATCTGCCAGATGGATGTGCAGCCCCACTCTCTTCCACAGGGTAACTTGAGTCAGCTGCtggggaggagaggagaggaactATCTGAGAATCAGCAGTTGATTG GTGATGGTCTCAGTGATTGGATGACAGAAAAAGTGGATTTCTCTTCATACCTCTCTCCTCCTTCACAGTCATCTTCTCCCTCTGACCACTCCTCACTTCCCCCTTCTCCTCCCCAGCATGAGCTTCCAGTCCCATCTGATCTTGAAGTCATGACCTCCCTGCTGCAGGAAGAGCTTGCCCAGCTAGAAGATTATTTTCTGTCAGAATCTGATAAAGTAGACAAAttagaaaaaacagacaaatcaGTTCTGCAATCTACTCCTCAGCTGTACTGTCAGCTTCCCTATACCTCATACCACTCTGGCCATGCTGAAACAAGTCCTCTTCTTGTGACATTGTCTACAGGTGAGCTTGACCTGTTGAGCTTTTGTGGTGGCCCAGTTGGCCGCAACAAGGCTCCTAGACCATCCCCTTACAGCTGCAGCTGTGCAACAAATATTCATGATCGTAAAAGGTCCCTGAGTGATGCAAGACTGGATGAGGATTTGGAGACAGTAAGCTGGAGTATTAAACGGAATGTTACAGTTGGTGCAGAAGCAACAGTTGATTACTACAGCTTTTCAGGCGATGGCAATAAATCATTAGGTGGTGAGTTTTGCATTGGCAGCAAGCAAGCGTTGTTGAAGGATGATGGGAATTGTTACAAAGAAGCAGTTAGCGGAGTTGGAAAAACAATAGACTACTATCTTGTTAGTGCATTGGGCAGTGAAGAAATAGAATCTGTTAACAGTAAGGAGGTGATAGAAATTGTTGCACTTAATAGTATAagtagagaaaaagagaaagaactcTCTTTTTTTAATGCATCACAAACCAGAGAGACCTACAACTATTTGGAGTCTGCTAATGAGGCTGCAAGTGTAGAAAATTACAAGTCTGAAAAATCCCATGGTAGCTATTACTACACGAGCTATTCAAAGCAACACGATTCAAACTGTGTCTTGGATGCAGAGGTAGGTGCAGGTGGATGCAGTAGCCTAAGAAAAGAGAGGGCCAGTAATGAAGACAGGGTGACACAGGAAGCTGATTTCAGTCACGGAGTACAAAAGGAAGTTCCTGTTAGTACTGTAGCAGGTGGAGTAAAGCTTGgagaaagaaagcagaagaaaaggGATCAGAACAAGACTGCCGCACACAG GTATCGACAGCGAAAGCGAGCTGAACTGGATAGCCTTGAGGACGAACTGCGAGGCCTGGAAGGAAAAAATAGAGAGCTTCGAGATAAAGCAGATTCTGTCGAGAGAGAAATCCAGTATGTGAAAGATCTTCTCATTGAAGTTTACAAAGCACGTAGTCAGAGAATTAAACATGAGACAAATGCATAA